The segment TATTAAATTATAAATATGCCAATAAAACTATAACCAATAATTTACTCATCACAAACAATTTAATGTTTGCTGTGAAAGATCTAAATCGTCAAACCCATATTATACATATTGGAACCATGGGAGAATACGGAACACCAAATATCGATATAGAAGAGGGTTGGTTGGAAATCAAACATAAAGGGCGTAAGGACAAATTCTTGTTTCCGAGACAGGCGAGTTCACTCTATCACACAACGAAAATTATGGATACAGATCTAATGTGGTTCGGGGTCCGAACGTGGGGATTGAAGATAACTGACTTGATGCAGGGACCAGTCTATGGAGTAGAGACAGATGAATCGATATTGGATGATTCATTAAAAACAATATTTAACTATGATGAGATATTTGGGACCGTTGTGAATAGATTTATTACTCAGGCTGTTGTTGGATATCCGTTGACAATATATGGTAAAGGAGGTCAAACAAGGGGGTATTTGAACATTAAAGATACTTTGCAGTGCGTTTATAAAGCGTTTCAAAGTCCAGCAAAAAATGGAGAATTAAGGATCTTTAATCAAATTATGGAAACGTTTACCGTTCTGGAGTTAGCTGATTTGGCCTGTAAGGTAGGTGATTCACTGGGGCTGAATGTTAAACTTCAGAATATAGATAATCCACGCAAAGAATCAGAAAATCACTATTATAATCCAAGTTATCATGGGCTTATTGATATAGGTGTTGTCCCTCATTTCCTTACCGAGGATGTAATGGCTGATATTTTTCGTATTGTTATGAAATTTAAAAAAAATATAAGGCGTGATGTCATATTTAAAGGCATCAAATGGTAATTTATCAAAGCGATGATAATAATGAATCTAAAGAGGCCTGTTAATGGATGAATCAAGCAAATATCCTTTTGTTTCTATTATAGTTTTTGGATTAAATGAAGAAAAAAATCTTCATGACACTTTTGATGCAATAATGAATATTGATTATCCGAAAGAAAAGTATGAGCTCATTTATGTGGATAATGGTTCTAAAGATGAGAGTGTGGCAATCGCGAAGAATTATACAGAATCAGTTTTTATAGAGGATAAAGGCAATCCTTCTCCTGCCCAAGCTAGAAATCGAGGTTTATTAGAAGCAAATTTCGATATAATTCATTTTATAGATGGCGATATTGTTATTGATAAAAATTATTTAAAAAAAGCAGTTAAAAAGCTTGAAGAAATGGATATTCATGCAGTATATGGATATTTAGACGAAAAAAGTAAAAAGGGTGTAAATAATATTTTGCTTACCCATTGGAAAGACAAAAAAGAAGGTTTTTCAAATGCTGTTGGCGGTGGAGGAACGTTTCGCAGAAATGCTCTTTTGTCAATCGATGGAAATGATGAAAGAATTCGAAGGGGTGCAGAAACCGAATTAGGTGAAAGATTTAGAAAGGCAGGTTTTAAGATATGGTATATGAATTGTAAAATGGGTATTCATGATTATGGGGTAAAAAACGTGTGGGATTTGGTAAAGACCTACTATATAGATGGTCAAAGCAAATCCCATATAATGATGCTAAGTGGGAAATCGGATTTTATCAAGACTTCAAATCGCACTGCTATTAATAATATTTTGTTTTGTATGTTTTTTTTGGGATTGTTTATTATATCAGCCTTTTTTGTAGGATATTACTCTTTGTTGGTGTTTTTTATTGTCTTTTATGGCTATTTCTTCATCAATTATATAATGATTAAGAAAATATTTAGTTTCAAGAAATTATCCTATTTTTTTTTAATGCATAATTTTAAATACATAACCTTTTGGGGGCAACTTGTATTTTTTATCAAAATTATTTTTAATCCATCCTACCGTAAATTGAAGATATTGCCAAAATCAAAGTTGTCATAAAATTGAGTACTATTGTTATAAGGAGATGATTGCATCATTTCAATTATGAAAATTATATACTTTGTTTTTCAAAAACGTGAGAGAAAATTACGTTTTTTTGAGGACGCTGTCTGTGGCCCTTTCCAGACTAGAACTTCAGTTCGGCAACTTTATTTTAAGAATACCAAAAAAATATCGTTTTAAAATTATGAACATAGCATTCTTTGTCTCTTCCCTGAGTTTTGGCGGCGCGGAAAAACAGGCCGTGTCTGATGCTAACCTGGTCGGGTCTTCGGATTTGGAGTATGTGGACCAGGTCTATTTGATCACCTTTCGGTCGGGGGCTTTACTGCCGATGGTCGACAGTGACGTGACCCATGTTATCCTTGAAAAGAAAAACTATGTCCATAGTGCATTCCGTCTGGCAGCGATGATCAAAAAGGAAAAAATCGATGTGATCCACGCCTCACTGTTTGCTTCCATGACCATTGCGGCCCTGGCTTCGCTCATCACACCGGTCAAGGTGATCTGGCATTTTCATTCCCATGAATATGATATCCCGTTAAAGTCCCGGCTGGCATTCCGGTGGCTGGCCAGGCTGGCAGGCGTGAAAAAGATTTTGTTTGTCAACCGGGAGTTGATGGCGCATTTTTGTTTTCTGGATTTTCCCAAAGAAAAACAAGTGGTTTTGTATAATCACAGCGAGCTTGTGCCGGTTTCGGCATCGGCTGGCACATCGGATAAGATCGTTCATATCGGATATCTGGGCCGGGTGGTTGATTTGAAACGGGTGGCTTACCTGGTGGACCTGGCCCGTTACCTGACTGAGCAGAAGAAATTTCATGGGTTTCAAATCCATGTGGTGGGGGACGGAGATGCCCGGGACAAGATCATGACCCAGGTGGAACAGGCGGGTCTGGCAAAGTATTTTGTTTTTCACGGATTCCAGAGCGATGTCCAAGCCTATTACAGCCGGTTTGATCTTTTTGTGAACCCCAGTTCAGAAGAGTGCCTCTGCATGTCCATGATCGATGCCGGTATCATGGGGCTGCCGGTGGTGGCCTTTGATGTGGGGGGAAACAATGAGATCGTGATCAATGACCAGACCGGATATATTGTTTCCGATAAAGACGGGTTTTTTTCCAGGTGTTTCGAGCTGATCCAGGATTCGGAAAAGCGAAAACAATACGGTGAAGCGGCAAAATACCATTGTAAAGAACAATTCGGTAAAGACCGGCACCTGGCCGAACTCCGCCAACTGCATGAAGCGTTTTTATAATGGCTCTTAAACCGCTGTTGTCAAAAATCAATTTTCTTCTCAGCCGTTCGCCAAAGGTCGAGACCTGCCCGGACCCTTCCCGCTTTATTCCACAAGGATATAAAACGGTGCTGCTAATCTCCGCAGATTTTGAACTGGCATGGGCCTGGCAGTATGCCAAGAGGAATCCTGACCCTTTGGTCCATGCCCGTGAAATGGCGCATATTGAAAGAAAAAATATCCCGCAGATTGTCAAATTCTGTGAGGATTTTGACATCCCCATAACCTGGGCAACGGTGGGCCATCTATTTCTGGAAAAATGTTCCAGGGAGAATGGCAGTGCCCATCCGGGAATACCCCGGCTCAGGCCGTTTGAAAATGACTACTGGCGGTTTGAAGGGGATGACTGGTTTGAACATGACCCATGCACAGATTACAGACAAGCCCCTGAATGGTACTGCCCGGATCTGATAGAACAGATCGTCTCGTCTCCGGTGGCCCATGAGATCGGCTGCCACACCTTTTCCCATATTGACTGTCGGGATGAGATCTGTCCGCCGGCGCTGTTAAAAGCGGAACTGGAAGAATGCAACCGTCTGGCCGGGCGGCTGGGCCTTGAACTTAAATCCTTTGTCCATCCGGGGCATAACATCGGCAATCTGGATGTGCTGGCACAGGAAGGGTTCACCAGTTTCCGAACCGATTACAGGAATGTGCTGGGGTATCCCAGGAAACATGCCAACGGATTATGGGAATTTGAACAGACAGCTGAATTTGTGCTTCGCAAAGGCTGGTCCATTGGCTATCACATCCACCGGTACCGGACCATCATCCAGCGGGCCATGGAATCGAAAACTGTTTGTGTGTTGTGGTTTCACCCCTCTTTTGATCCGGTGGTGGTGGAACAGATTCTGCCGGCGGTTTTTTCATTTATCCGGAAAAACAAAGAACAGATATGGGTGACCACCCACGGTAAATATGTTGACTGGCTGGAAAGGAACCGGTAATCCAAAATGAAGAGATCCTGCACGGTTAATGAATCCGCAGCCGCTGTGTTCAGCCAGTTTGAGACCGGCCTGGGAGTGGCGCGCAGCCTGGGGCGAAAGGGCATTAAAGTGCTTTGCGTTGATTTTAAAAAGGATATTGCCTGGTATTCCCGGTATGTGACGCCCCTGATCTGCCCCCATCCCTTAAAAGAGATGCCGGC is part of the Desulfotignum phosphitoxidans DSM 13687 genome and harbors:
- a CDS encoding glycosyltransferase, coding for MSDANLVGSSDLEYVDQVYLITFRSGALLPMVDSDVTHVILEKKNYVHSAFRLAAMIKKEKIDVIHASLFASMTIAALASLITPVKVIWHFHSHEYDIPLKSRLAFRWLARLAGVKKILFVNRELMAHFCFLDFPKEKQVVLYNHSELVPVSASAGTSDKIVHIGYLGRVVDLKRVAYLVDLARYLTEQKKFHGFQIHVVGDGDARDKIMTQVEQAGLAKYFVFHGFQSDVQAYYSRFDLFVNPSSEECLCMSMIDAGIMGLPVVAFDVGGNNEIVINDQTGYIVSDKDGFFSRCFELIQDSEKRKQYGEAAKYHCKEQFGKDRHLAELRQLHEAFL
- a CDS encoding polysaccharide deacetylase family protein; the encoded protein is MLLISADFELAWAWQYAKRNPDPLVHAREMAHIERKNIPQIVKFCEDFDIPITWATVGHLFLEKCSRENGSAHPGIPRLRPFENDYWRFEGDDWFEHDPCTDYRQAPEWYCPDLIEQIVSSPVAHEIGCHTFSHIDCRDEICPPALLKAELEECNRLAGRLGLELKSFVHPGHNIGNLDVLAQEGFTSFRTDYRNVLGYPRKHANGLWEFEQTAEFVLRKGWSIGYHIHRYRTIIQRAMESKTVCVLWFHPSFDPVVVEQILPAVFSFIRKNKEQIWVTTHGKYVDWLERNR
- a CDS encoding NAD-dependent epimerase/dehydratase family protein, translated to MSDILIFGGDGYLGWPTAMYFSQRGHNVTVVDNYFRRNACLELDTGMLYPVPNLKERSKLWHNITGLEIRVVIGDLTDAEFTRGLFDGRTLSEGIFEIGFSGIPDTVIHYAEQPSAPYSLLNYKYANKTITNNLLITNNLMFAVKDLNRQTHIIHIGTMGEYGTPNIDIEEGWLEIKHKGRKDKFLFPRQASSLYHTTKIMDTDLMWFGVRTWGLKITDLMQGPVYGVETDESILDDSLKTIFNYDEIFGTVVNRFITQAVVGYPLTIYGKGGQTRGYLNIKDTLQCVYKAFQSPAKNGELRIFNQIMETFTVLELADLACKVGDSLGLNVKLQNIDNPRKESENHYYNPSYHGLIDIGVVPHFLTEDVMADIFRIVMKFKKNIRRDVIFKGIKW
- a CDS encoding glycosyltransferase is translated as MDESSKYPFVSIIVFGLNEEKNLHDTFDAIMNIDYPKEKYELIYVDNGSKDESVAIAKNYTESVFIEDKGNPSPAQARNRGLLEANFDIIHFIDGDIVIDKNYLKKAVKKLEEMDIHAVYGYLDEKSKKGVNNILLTHWKDKKEGFSNAVGGGGTFRRNALLSIDGNDERIRRGAETELGERFRKAGFKIWYMNCKMGIHDYGVKNVWDLVKTYYIDGQSKSHIMMLSGKSDFIKTSNRTAINNILFCMFFLGLFIISAFFVGYYSLLVFFIVFYGYFFINYIMIKKIFSFKKLSYFFLMHNFKYITFWGQLVFFIKIIFNPSYRKLKILPKSKLS